One stretch of Rhodoferax lithotrophicus DNA includes these proteins:
- a CDS encoding polysaccharide deacetylase family protein, whose amino-acid sequence MNPTQNRPAVASHQRFAYQAITQRPDFTWPGGRRLAVYLGFNVEHFAFGEGLGACLAPASPQPDVLNYMWREYGNRVGVWRCLELLEDLQLPAGVLINTALYDHCPEVVAACVARGDELIGHGHTNAERQGSMDEAAEAQLLADCRERMARESGTAPLGWLSPWISESPLTPDLLAEAGYQYTLNWCHDDQPVQVRTRSGARLWSIPYPQELNDIPMIMGRHMDARDFAQMIMDQFDEMLAQTRHPRHPQSLVMGIALHPYIMGQPYRLKHLRRALQHLARSRDDIWFTTPGAICSAAEALLAQPG is encoded by the coding sequence ATGAACCCTACCCAAAACCGCCCCGCCGTTGCCAGCCATCAGCGCTTTGCCTACCAGGCCATTACCCAGCGGCCGGACTTCACTTGGCCCGGCGGGCGGCGGCTGGCGGTGTACCTGGGTTTCAACGTGGAGCACTTTGCGTTTGGTGAAGGCCTGGGGGCTTGCCTGGCACCGGCTTCACCACAGCCCGATGTGCTGAACTACATGTGGCGCGAATACGGCAACCGCGTCGGGGTCTGGCGCTGTCTGGAGTTGTTGGAAGATTTGCAACTGCCCGCCGGGGTGCTCATCAACACCGCGCTGTACGACCATTGCCCGGAAGTGGTGGCGGCCTGCGTGGCACGTGGCGATGAACTCATTGGCCATGGCCACACCAATGCCGAACGCCAAGGCAGCATGGACGAGGCGGCCGAGGCGCAATTGCTGGCCGATTGCCGTGAGCGCATGGCGCGGGAATCGGGCACTGCACCGCTCGGCTGGCTGTCACCCTGGATTTCCGAAAGCCCGCTTACCCCTGACCTGCTGGCCGAGGCCGGTTACCAGTACACGCTGAACTGGTGCCATGACGACCAGCCGGTTCAGGTGCGCACCCGTTCAGGGGCCAGGCTGTGGTCGATTCCCTACCCGCAGGAGCTCAATGACATTCCGATGATCATGGGCCGCCACATGGATGCCCGTGACTTTGCCCAGATGATCATGGACCAGTTTGACGAGATGCTGGCGCAAACCCGGCACCCCAGACACCCGCAGTCGCTGGTGATGGGCATCGCGCTGCACCCTTACATCATGGGTCAGCCCTACCGGCTCAAGCATTTGCGCCGGGCCTTGCAGCACCTGGCCCGCTCGCGGGATGACATCTGGTTCACCACCCCTGGTGCCATTTGCAGCGCGGCAGAAGCGCTTTTGGCGCAGCCAGGCTGA
- a CDS encoding ABC transporter permease: MNNNRTAGFWFLALFFVAFVLFLYGPMLVIVVLSFQGPEGGLTFPLRGLSLHWFVKLAEGLGVVDIGAALKRSLGLGAAVMAFTVLFSVLAGLAFRKKLAGGNALFYVVVASLIMPSIIVSLGIGLEFRLLDNGIKWVLEALGFTTTLEEYGTSLGLFTSALGAHLTWTLPFGLLIMFAVFNRFNPAYEEAARDLGATPWQGFRHVVLPLIAPSVVGIGMFGFTLSWDEIARTSQAIGDVNTLPLELQGLTTTVTTPSIYALGTVTTLISLVVMAVAVGLAWGLSRKQKKGHHE; encoded by the coding sequence ATGAACAACAACCGTACCGCTGGCTTCTGGTTTTTGGCGCTCTTTTTCGTCGCCTTTGTGCTGTTCCTCTACGGCCCAATGCTGGTCATTGTGGTGCTGAGTTTTCAGGGGCCTGAAGGGGGTTTGACCTTTCCGCTGCGTGGCCTGTCGCTGCACTGGTTTGTCAAATTGGCCGAAGGGCTGGGCGTGGTGGACATTGGCGCGGCGCTCAAACGATCGCTGGGTTTGGGGGCGGCGGTGATGGCGTTCACCGTGTTGTTTTCGGTGCTGGCGGGCCTGGCGTTTCGCAAAAAACTGGCAGGTGGCAACGCCTTGTTTTATGTGGTGGTGGCGAGTTTGATCATGCCGTCGATCATTGTCTCGCTGGGTATTGGGCTGGAGTTTCGGCTGCTGGACAACGGCATCAAGTGGGTACTGGAGGCCTTGGGCTTCACCACCACCCTGGAAGAGTACGGCACCTCGCTGGGGCTGTTCACCTCCGCTCTGGGGGCACACCTGACCTGGACGCTGCCGTTTGGCCTGCTGATCATGTTTGCGGTGTTCAACCGCTTCAACCCGGCGTATGAAGAGGCCGCACGTGACCTGGGGGCCACGCCCTGGCAGGGTTTCCGGCATGTGGTGCTGCCACTGATTGCGCCCTCGGTGGTGGGCATTGGCATGTTTGGCTTTACCCTGAGCTGGGACGAAATTGCCCGCACCTCACAAGCCATTGGTGATGTCAACACCTTGCCGCTGGAGTTGCAGGGCCTGACCACCACCGTCACCACGCCGTCGATCTACGCGCTGGGAACCGTCACCACGCTGATATCCTTGGTCGTGATGGCCGTGGCGGTGGGATTGGCCTGGGGCTTGAGCCGAAAACAAAAAAAGGGACACCATGAGTGA
- a CDS encoding aspartate/glutamate racemase family protein, translated as MRKLLVINPNTSTHVTDLLMQHVQAAVGSHVAVRSVTARFGAPYIADEACYAIAAHATLDAWAAALAGPQTAPDAVLIGCFGDPGLMALRESSPVPVTGLAEAAFIEAARHGRFAIVTGGERWAPILQRLAQSLGHATALAGIHTVAPTGAQLAADPVAARQLLTQACLDAVRQLGVQTVILGGAGLAGMAAGIQPYVNVPIIDSVVAGAHWALRSNALPPQRNSPGFDMPWVNLSAELTALGVC; from the coding sequence ATGCGCAAACTACTGGTTATCAACCCCAATACCTCGACCCATGTGACGGATTTGTTGATGCAACATGTGCAGGCCGCCGTAGGCTCACACGTGGCGGTGCGTTCTGTCACGGCCCGCTTTGGTGCACCTTATATTGCCGATGAAGCCTGCTACGCGATTGCCGCCCATGCCACGCTGGATGCTTGGGCCGCCGCACTGGCCGGCCCACAGACTGCACCGGACGCGGTGTTGATCGGTTGTTTTGGCGACCCCGGCCTGATGGCTCTGCGCGAGAGCAGCCCGGTGCCGGTCACCGGCTTGGCCGAGGCGGCTTTTATTGAGGCCGCACGCCATGGCCGCTTTGCCATCGTGACCGGTGGTGAACGCTGGGCCCCGATTTTGCAAAGGCTGGCGCAGTCGCTCGGGCATGCCACCGCCTTGGCGGGGATTCACACCGTGGCCCCCACCGGCGCACAACTGGCCGCCGACCCGGTGGCGGCGCGCCAACTGCTGACACAGGCCTGCCTGGACGCGGTGCGCCAGCTGGGTGTGCAAACCGTGATTCTGGGTGGAGCCGGGCTGGCTGGCATGGCGGCGGGCATTCAGCCCTATGTCAATGTGCCGATCATCGACAGCGTGGTGGCCGGTGCCCACTGGGCGCTGCGCAGCAATGCCTTGCCGCCGCAGCGCAACAGCCCGGGCTTTGACATGCCGTGGGTCAACTTGTCGGCGGAATTGACAGCGCTGGGGGTGTGCTAA
- a CDS encoding ABC transporter ATP-binding protein has protein sequence MNAQTPAPQPYAVELVALTKSYGPGKPAVDSINLRIASGSYCCLLGPSGCGKSTTLRMIAGHESVSTGDILLENRNITNLPAAARGTAMMFQSFALFPHLTALDNVAFSLKMKGVDKTTRQKQAADLLERVAMGHLAQRKPAELSGGQQQRVALARALITQPRVLLLDEPLSALDPFLRIQMRAELRRWQKELGLTFIHVTHSQEEAMALADTMVVMNHGVIEQMGSPHEIYNRPVSEFVARFMGGHNVLNTASGKISVRTDHMQLAPDESGLADSAGNRRAVITDIEYQGTYVLVGLQNPGERVSASATAELSVMVPEARFAQAPYALGQSVQLIWSPEAAHALAA, from the coding sequence ATGAACGCACAAACACCTGCACCCCAGCCCTACGCAGTTGAACTGGTGGCCCTGACCAAAAGTTATGGCCCTGGCAAGCCTGCCGTGGACAGTATCAACCTGCGCATTGCCAGTGGCAGCTATTGCTGTCTGCTGGGCCCGTCGGGCTGCGGCAAGAGCACCACGCTGCGCATGATTGCCGGACACGAGTCGGTGTCGACGGGCGACATCCTGCTGGAAAACCGCAACATCACCAACCTGCCCGCCGCCGCACGTGGCACGGCCATGATGTTCCAGAGCTTTGCGCTGTTTCCGCACCTGACGGCTTTGGACAACGTGGCCTTCAGCCTGAAGATGAAAGGTGTCGACAAAACCACCCGTCAGAAGCAAGCAGCTGACTTATTGGAGCGTGTCGCCATGGGTCACCTGGCGCAGCGCAAACCGGCTGAGCTCTCTGGCGGGCAACAGCAGCGCGTGGCGTTGGCCCGCGCTTTGATCACCCAGCCACGGGTGTTGCTCTTGGACGAACCACTCTCGGCGCTGGACCCGTTTTTGCGCATTCAGATGCGTGCCGAGTTGCGCCGCTGGCAAAAAGAGCTGGGGCTGACCTTCATCCACGTCACCCACTCACAGGAAGAAGCCATGGCCCTGGCCGACACCATGGTGGTGATGAACCACGGCGTGATCGAGCAGATGGGCAGCCCGCATGAGATTTACAACCGCCCGGTGAGCGAGTTTGTGGCGCGCTTCATGGGTGGCCACAACGTGCTGAACACAGCCAGCGGCAAGATCAGCGTGCGCACCGACCACATGCAGCTGGCCCCGGATGAGTCTGGCCTGGCCGACAGTGCTGGCAACCGGCGCGCCGTCATCACCGACATTGAATACCAGGGCACCTACGTGCTGGTGGGCTTACAAAACCCGGGCGAAAGGGTTTCCGCCAGTGCCACTGCGGAGCTGTCGGTGATGGTGCCCGAAGCCCGCTTTGCGCAAGCGCCTTATGCACTGGGCCAGAGCGTGCAGCTGATCTGGTCACCCGAGGCCGCGCATGCGCTGGCCGCGTGA
- a CDS encoding ABC transporter permease, producing the protein MNTSVAPTLSAVTPEPGRSMAAWWQATPLTLVFVVFFLIPLALILMVSFWDFNEYALLPDFTFKNYISVFDGCGNTTDMCVTFKTYLSTFKFSFLVWLITLVIGFTVSYFLAFYVRSSGVQTLLFVLCTIPFWTSNVIRMISWMPLLGRNGLVNQTLVGMGLVNTPIEWLLFSDFSVVLAFVHLYTMFMIVPIFNSMMRIDRSLIEAANDSGASAWQTLWNVIVPLSRTGIIIGSIFVITIVMGDFVTIGVMGGQQIASVGKIIQVQTSYLQFPLAAANAVILLSLVLMIIWALTRLVDIRKEL; encoded by the coding sequence ATGAACACCAGCGTGGCTCCAACCCTTTCGGCTGTCACACCTGAACCAGGCCGCAGCATGGCGGCCTGGTGGCAGGCAACACCACTCACACTGGTGTTTGTGGTGTTCTTTTTGATCCCACTGGCGCTCATTCTGATGGTGAGTTTCTGGGACTTCAATGAATACGCCTTGTTGCCCGACTTCACGTTCAAAAACTATATCTCGGTGTTTGACGGTTGCGGCAACACGACGGACATGTGCGTCACCTTCAAGACCTACCTGTCCACCTTCAAATTCAGTTTTCTGGTCTGGCTGATCACGCTGGTGATTGGCTTTACCGTGTCATATTTTTTGGCGTTTTACGTACGCTCCAGCGGCGTGCAGACGCTGCTGTTTGTGCTGTGCACGATTCCGTTCTGGACCAGCAACGTGATCCGCATGATCTCGTGGATGCCGCTCTTGGGGCGCAACGGGCTGGTGAACCAGACGCTGGTCGGCATGGGCCTGGTGAACACACCCATTGAGTGGCTGCTTTTTTCCGATTTCTCGGTGGTGCTGGCCTTTGTGCACCTCTACACCATGTTCATGATCGTGCCGATTTTCAACAGCATGATGCGTATTGACCGCAGCCTGATCGAGGCTGCCAACGACAGTGGAGCCTCGGCCTGGCAAACGCTGTGGAATGTGATCGTGCCACTCTCACGCACCGGCATCATCATCGGATCGATCTTTGTCATCACCATCGTCATGGGCGACTTTGTGACGATTGGGGTCATGGGCGGCCAGCAGATTGCCTCGGTGGGCAAGATCATTCAGGTGCAAACCTCGTACCTGCAGTTTCCGCTGGCGGCGGCCAATGCGGTGATTTTGCTGTCGCTCGTCCTCATGATCATCTGGGCGCTGACACGGCTGGTTGATATTCGCAAGGAGCTCTGA
- a CDS encoding GntR family transcriptional regulator, whose amino-acid sequence MSETTASTPALTDNEMYERVISAILEHKLPPGTKLVEDKLATAFGVSRTRIRPVLVRLANEQVVTLTPNRGATIAQPTEQEAREVFEVRRLIEPSLVELFIAKASAADMQQLKQCIDDEEAARQAGDMRRAIRLSGEFHGLIAEGAKHQTLARILRELTSRTSLILMTYSAAHEYEREDATSCGCREHRALLDAIRLRDPREAAVRMRDHLTRLEAQLQFNVAEDAAPDLNALFGTGV is encoded by the coding sequence ATGAGTGAGACAACAGCGTCAACGCCTGCGTTGACGGACAACGAGATGTATGAGCGGGTGATTTCAGCCATTCTGGAGCACAAATTACCCCCCGGCACCAAGCTGGTGGAGGACAAGCTGGCCACGGCGTTTGGTGTGTCACGCACCCGTATCCGCCCGGTGCTGGTGCGCCTGGCCAATGAGCAGGTGGTCACCCTCACGCCCAACCGTGGGGCCACCATTGCCCAGCCCACCGAGCAAGAGGCGCGCGAGGTGTTTGAAGTGCGCCGCCTGATTGAGCCCTCGCTGGTGGAGCTGTTCATTGCCAAAGCCAGTGCGGCCGACATGCAGCAGCTCAAACAATGTATTGACGACGAGGAAGCCGCCCGCCAGGCCGGTGACATGCGCCGCGCCATTCGGCTCTCCGGCGAGTTCCACGGGCTGATTGCCGAAGGCGCCAAACACCAGACGCTGGCGCGCATTCTGCGTGAATTGACCTCGCGCACCTCGCTGATCCTGATGACTTACAGCGCCGCCCATGAGTACGAACGAGAGGATGCCACCTCGTGCGGCTGCCGCGAGCACCGCGCCTTGCTGGATGCGATTCGCCTGCGTGACCCGCGCGAAGCGGCCGTGCGCATGCGTGACCACCTGACTCGGCTAGAGGCGCAGCTGCAATTTAATGTGGCGGAAGATGCCGCGCCCGACTTGAACGCCTTGTTTGGAACGGGGGTATGA
- a CDS encoding ABC transporter substrate-binding protein: protein MTDFSKKITDIASGIADGALNASVPRRSLLKGTAGILAAGVFPAVHSAEPIVLRYLGTAVNQDKAIGEKFEKDTGIKIQYVAVTTDDVTKRAVTAPNSFDLIDTEYFSLKKIVPTGNLKGIDTKRIKNADKITSLFTTGKVAGKLVGDQGTAPKKVIYLEGEKSKVFAKAPTQFMSLIPTTYNADTLGIRPDLIKRPIDSWAELLNPEFKGKAAILNIPSIGIMDAAMVVEAMGLYKYPDKGNMTKKEIDLTIKTLIEAKKAGQFRSLWKDFNESVNLMASGEVVIQSMWSPAVTAVRTKGIACNFQPLKEGYRAWAAGFGLPATLSGRKLDGAYEFINWFLDGWAGAYLNRQGYYSAVLDTAKSKMEAYEWAYWMEGKAATQDIKSPNGDVLAKAGAVRDGGSYEARMGGIACWNAVMDENNYMVQKWNEFVAA, encoded by the coding sequence ATGACTGACTTTTCCAAAAAAATCACTGACATCGCCAGCGGCATTGCCGACGGCGCGCTCAACGCTTCAGTGCCTCGGCGCAGCCTGCTCAAAGGCACGGCCGGCATTCTGGCTGCCGGTGTGTTCCCGGCCGTGCATTCGGCCGAACCCATCGTGTTGCGTTACCTGGGCACAGCGGTGAACCAGGACAAAGCCATTGGTGAAAAATTTGAGAAAGACACCGGCATCAAGATCCAGTACGTGGCCGTGACCACCGACGACGTGACCAAACGCGCCGTGACCGCCCCCAACAGCTTTGACCTGATTGATACCGAATACTTCTCGCTGAAGAAGATCGTGCCGACCGGCAACCTCAAAGGCATTGACACCAAACGCATCAAAAATGCCGACAAGATCACCAGCCTGTTCACCACCGGCAAAGTCGCTGGCAAGCTGGTGGGTGACCAGGGCACAGCACCCAAGAAGGTGATCTACCTCGAAGGTGAAAAGAGCAAGGTGTTTGCCAAAGCGCCGACCCAGTTCATGAGCCTGATTCCAACCACCTACAACGCCGACACGCTGGGCATTCGCCCCGACTTGATCAAGCGCCCGATTGACTCCTGGGCCGAGTTGCTCAACCCCGAGTTCAAGGGCAAGGCCGCCATTTTGAACATTCCGTCGATTGGCATCATGGACGCGGCGATGGTGGTGGAAGCCATGGGCCTCTACAAGTACCCCGACAAGGGCAACATGACCAAGAAGGAAATTGACCTGACCATCAAGACCCTGATCGAGGCCAAAAAGGCTGGCCAGTTCCGCAGCCTGTGGAAAGACTTCAACGAGTCGGTGAACCTGATGGCCTCGGGTGAAGTGGTGATCCAGTCGATGTGGAGCCCCGCCGTGACCGCGGTGCGCACCAAGGGCATTGCCTGTAACTTCCAGCCCCTGAAGGAAGGCTACCGCGCCTGGGCCGCCGGGTTTGGCCTGCCCGCCACCTTGTCGGGCCGCAAGCTGGATGGCGCTTATGAGTTCATCAACTGGTTCCTGGACGGCTGGGCAGGTGCTTACCTGAACCGCCAGGGTTATTACAGCGCCGTGCTGGACACCGCCAAGTCCAAGATGGAAGCCTACGAGTGGGCTTACTGGATGGAAGGCAAAGCTGCCACGCAAGACATCAAGAGCCCCAACGGCGACGTGCTGGCCAAAGCCGGTGCAGTGCGCGACGGCGGCAGCTACGAAGCCCGCATGGGCGGCATTGCCTGCTGGAATGCGGTGATGGACGAGAACAACTACATGGTCCAGAAATGGAACGAATTTGTAGCTGCTTGA
- a CDS encoding ABC transporter ATP-binding protein: MQSSENSRAPLLQLHEVGFQYPQRCLFAGLSAHIASGLVLVRGGDGSGKTTLLRLLAGELPLQTGQVRLNGLCVATQTLLYRQHVYWTEPHTADHDQITALQYFAQLRQRYPGFAAADAPHLHTLISGLSLEPHIHKPLYMLSTGSKRKVWLAGALAAGAALTLLDVPFAALDKPSIGFVMQQLCAAASNPAQVWVLAAYEEPGNVPLAHVINLGD; this comes from the coding sequence ATGCAATCCTCTGAAAATTCCCGCGCACCCCTCTTGCAACTGCATGAGGTGGGTTTTCAATACCCACAACGCTGCTTGTTTGCCGGACTCTCGGCCCACATCGCGAGTGGGCTGGTGCTGGTGCGCGGGGGTGACGGCAGTGGCAAGACCACCCTGTTGCGCTTGCTGGCGGGTGAGCTGCCGCTACAAACCGGGCAAGTGCGTCTCAACGGTCTGTGTGTGGCCACCCAAACTTTGCTGTACCGCCAGCATGTTTACTGGACAGAACCACACACCGCTGACCACGATCAGATCACCGCCCTGCAGTATTTTGCGCAACTACGCCAGCGTTACCCCGGGTTTGCGGCTGCTGATGCGCCCCATCTGCATACATTGATCAGCGGCTTGTCACTTGAGCCACACATCCACAAACCGCTGTACATGTTGTCCACCGGCTCCAAACGCAAGGTCTGGCTGGCGGGGGCGTTGGCGGCAGGTGCTGCATTGACCCTACTGGATGTTCCTTTTGCCGCCCTGGACAAACCTTCCATTGGGTTTGTGATGCAACAGCTCTGCGCCGCTGCCAGCAACCCAGCACAGGTCTGGGTGCTGGCCGCTTATGAGGAGCCGGGCAACGTGCCACTGGCACATGTGATCAATCTGGGGGATTGA
- a CDS encoding M48 family metallopeptidase encodes MERADFIHLVRLSEHASAEDSRAYRRHVAMFATLGYLWVVGCFVLALSLLVVVGQAIVQGHFRAGYVWLLLAAVGLFWSSLRSLWCPMEAPEGETLTAADAPVLFEALERIRKKIKGPPIHHVRLDGNFNASISQQPRWGLFGGAVNHLTIGLPLLLAVDRPRFLAVMAHEYGHLRGEHGQFAAWIYRTRLSWMKLEHSMRHDGGLAAVATQAFLRWYFPRFLARTFALARQDEYEADRIAGKLLGPEVAGAALTEIAIKGDWMASKFWPLHWAAAADNTQALGPFTAMRKLLSLPPDSDFARDALRQTLQQISDVDDTHPVLRDRLEALHVKAGLPAWSTQPALDLLGARASHWLTHFDQQWCRNNTTDWRLHHNYLNRVRTRVALLTTSLARNNANEMVELGDLHRRLGAQNQARTCYEQALQRTPGHAAGLRGLVQCLEAGDNHLLRLDCLGQLFEHSQAYRWWACHMAVQTFEKRVAAGEPLDAELKLWRARLKQADEAEARAMAEITDTPFFHAITRHDLNEFELGELLAGLTRCKPVWRAWLVSKTLKEFAYRRCYLLFLDLPGMEDEDRYHLCRSLERSLDLPGMVLVLWAGHSPTLKDIQKHAYTPVYTRAIA; translated from the coding sequence ATGGAAAGAGCGGATTTCATTCATTTGGTGCGTTTAAGCGAGCATGCCAGTGCCGAAGACAGCCGGGCTTACCGGCGGCATGTGGCGATGTTTGCCACACTGGGTTATTTGTGGGTGGTGGGCTGTTTTGTTCTGGCACTGAGCTTGTTGGTGGTCGTTGGTCAGGCCATCGTCCAGGGGCACTTCAGAGCCGGGTATGTGTGGCTGCTATTGGCCGCAGTCGGACTGTTTTGGAGTAGCCTGCGATCACTCTGGTGTCCCATGGAAGCCCCCGAGGGCGAGACCCTGACAGCGGCCGATGCGCCCGTGTTGTTTGAGGCGCTGGAGCGTATTCGCAAGAAGATCAAGGGGCCACCGATTCACCATGTGCGGCTGGATGGCAATTTCAACGCCAGCATCAGCCAGCAGCCGCGCTGGGGGCTGTTCGGCGGCGCGGTCAACCACCTGACCATTGGCTTGCCGCTGTTGCTGGCGGTGGATCGGCCGCGTTTTCTGGCGGTGATGGCCCACGAATACGGTCACTTGCGTGGTGAACATGGCCAGTTTGCCGCCTGGATTTACCGTACCCGCCTGAGCTGGATGAAGCTGGAGCACAGCATGCGCCATGATGGTGGTTTGGCGGCGGTGGCCACCCAGGCGTTTTTGCGTTGGTATTTCCCGCGCTTTCTGGCCCGCACCTTTGCGTTGGCCCGGCAGGACGAGTACGAGGCTGACCGCATTGCAGGTAAGCTGCTGGGGCCTGAGGTGGCCGGTGCCGCACTGACCGAAATCGCCATCAAAGGGGACTGGATGGCCAGCAAGTTCTGGCCCTTGCACTGGGCGGCTGCCGCTGACAACACACAAGCACTTGGGCCTTTTACGGCCATGCGCAAACTGCTGAGCCTGCCGCCCGACAGTGACTTTGCGCGCGACGCACTGCGCCAAACGCTTCAACAGATCAGTGACGTGGACGACACCCACCCGGTGTTGCGCGACCGGCTGGAGGCACTTCATGTCAAGGCAGGCTTGCCAGCTTGGTCAACCCAACCGGCACTCGATTTGCTGGGTGCCCGAGCCAGCCATTGGCTTACCCATTTTGACCAACAATGGTGCCGCAACAACACCACCGACTGGCGCTTGCACCACAATTACCTGAACCGGGTACGCACACGTGTGGCCCTCTTGACGACCAGCCTGGCGCGTAACAATGCCAATGAAATGGTCGAGCTGGGCGATTTGCACCGGCGACTGGGCGCGCAGAATCAGGCCCGCACCTGTTATGAACAAGCCCTCCAACGCACACCCGGTCATGCGGCGGGCCTGCGCGGTCTGGTGCAGTGTCTGGAGGCTGGTGATAACCATCTGTTGCGTCTGGACTGCCTGGGGCAGTTGTTCGAGCACAGCCAGGCGTACCGCTGGTGGGCTTGCCACATGGCGGTGCAGACATTTGAGAAACGGGTGGCTGCCGGTGAACCGTTGGATGCCGAACTCAAGTTATGGCGTGCACGGCTCAAACAAGCCGATGAAGCCGAGGCCCGGGCCATGGCAGAAATCACCGACACGCCGTTTTTCCACGCCATCACCCGCCATGACCTCAATGAGTTTGAGCTGGGTGAGTTGCTGGCCGGCCTGACCCGCTGCAAACCGGTGTGGCGTGCCTGGCTGGTGAGCAAAACACTCAAGGAATTTGCTTACCGGCGCTGCTACCTGTTGTTTCTCGACCTGCCTGGCATGGAAGATGAAGACCGCTACCACTTGTGCCGCAGCCTGGAGCGTTCGCTGGACTTGCCAGGGATGGTGCTGGTGTTGTGGGCCGGGCATTCACCGACGCTGAAAGATATTCAGAAGCATGCCTATACGCCGGTTTATACACGTGCAATAGCCTGA